The following coding sequences lie in one Phyllopteryx taeniolatus isolate TA_2022b chromosome 4, UOR_Ptae_1.2, whole genome shotgun sequence genomic window:
- the LOC133476570 gene encoding striatin-like isoform X1, with product MDEQAGPAVLLGCLSGGGDGEAARAQYSIPGILHFLQHEWTRYEADRSQWDLERSELQAQIAFLQGERRGHDNLKKDLVRRIKMLEYALKQERSKHHKLKYGTELIQGDVRAPSYDSDEANEVDTHTPLNSSHQLSWKQGRQLLTQYLEEVGYTDAILDVKSQCVRALLGLSTEAEEMPQTRYHDIVVDRDHVVNSTQGGVASRADSSHSAAILETFKLIEDAAANFSSEDEDNDSSGNGQNTSILDMVRRKQSPTPSSTTSDLSDDSDTEEALKGFDFLSSHDTDGGEDGSQWGKEAEVGWDVDAGVIAQLKEEYRRERRGKKGVKRPNRSKLQDMLANLRDAEEFPALQPPATPPARPAPATRLNEQEMDEGAAFLPVPGKSLIVGRVDEAVASEPGLGELAGLTVANDTDGLTYQMGSSQDALMKTWNAKFTLRSHFDALRGLAFHPVEPVLVTASDDGTLKLWNLDKTTPTKKCASVDVEPIYTFRAHSGAVLCLTMSGSGEQCFSGGVDGTIQSWNVPSHNSDPYDSYELSVLRGALCGHADAVWSVAYSAVHHRLLSCSADGTVRLWNAAAVSPSLAVFNQRGELGIPTSVDVSSSEPAHMVASFSGGHVGVFNMETQQLVLKMESTGLPDASCQINKVLSHPTLPISITAQEDRHIRFFDNNTGKLVHSMVAHLDAVTSLAVDPNGIYLLSGSKSPLVNYDKNNARARKQFTISPKISTIHNIHPCRKVYKNVCTFTKIYQESFPPKKQASNIQNEFKKKECLIKNCMEIHTQLKLFFTPIYKKVQ from the exons GCTCAAATCGCCTTCCTGCAGGGAGAGCGGCGAGGTCATGACAACCTCAAGAAAGACCTGGTCAGACGCATCAAGATGCTGGAGTACGCACTCAAACAGGAGAG atCCAAACATCACAAACTGAAGTACGGCACAGAGTTGATCCAAGGAGACGTCAGAGCACCCAGTTACGATTCAG aTGAGGCCAACGAGGTGGACACGCACACACCGCTAAACAGCAGCCATCAGCTGAGCTGGAAGCAAGGACGACAGCTTCTTACACA GTACCTGGAGGAAGTGGGCTATACGGACGCCATCTTGGACGTGAAATCTCAGTGTGTGCGAGCGTTGTTGGGCCTTAGCACAGAGGCCGAGGAGATGCCACAGACGCGCTACCACGACATTGTGGTGGACCGAGACCACGTGGTCAACAGTACCCAAGGGGGCGTGGCCAG CAGAGCTGACTCCTCCCACTCAGCTGCCATCTTGGAGACCTTCAAGTTGATCGAGGACGCCGCCGCCAACTTCAGCAGCGAGGACGAGGACAACGACAGCAGTGGCAACGGGCAAAACACGAGCATCCTTGAC ATGGTGAGGAGGAAACAATCGCCTACTCCGTCATCAACGACCTCCGACCTCAGTGACGActcagacacagaggaggcCCTCAAGGGTTTCGACTTCCTGTCCAGCCACGATACAGATGGCGGAGAGGACGGCAGCCAATGGG GCAAAGAGGCGGAGGTTGGGTGGGATGTGGACGCGGGCGTGATCGCACAGCTGAAGGAGGAGTACCGGCGGGAGCGTCGCGGCAAGAAGGGCGTCAAGC GCCCAAATCGCTCCAAGCTCCAGGACATGCTCGCTAACTTGCGCGACGCCGAGGAGTTCCCTGCTCTGCAGCCCCCTGCAACGCCCCCGGCCCGGCCCGCCCCCGCCACCAGACTCAACGAGCAGGAAATGGACG AGGGCGCCGCCTTCCTGCCGGTACCAGGGAAGTCGTTAATCGTGGGCCGCGTGGACGAGGCAGTCGCTAGTGAGCCGGGACTCGGAGAACTGGCTGGGCTGACGGTCGCCAACGATACTGACGGCCTCACCTACCAG ATGGGCAGCAGTCAGGATGCACTGATGAAGACATGGAACGCCAAGTTCACGCTGCGCAGCCATTTTGACGCCCTGCGTGGCCTGGCCTTCCACCCGGTAGAGCCAGTCCTGGTCACTGCCTCCGACGATGGCACCCTCAAACTGTGGAACCTCGACAAGACCACGCCCACCAAGAA GTGTGCATCTGTGGACGTGGAGCCCATCTACACATTCCGAGCTCACAG TGGCGCCGTTCTTTGTCTCACAATGAGCGGCAGCGGCGAGCAGTGCTTTAGTGGCGGCGTGGACGGAACCATCCAGAGCTGGAATGTGCCCAGCCACAACAGTGACCCCTATGACTCCTATG AGCTTTCGGTCCTGCGGGGGGCGCTCTGCGGACACGCGGACGCCGTGTGGAGCGTGGCCTATAGCGCCGTCCACCATCGCCTCCTCTCCTGCTCAGCCGACGGGACCGTACGTCTGTGGAATGCCGCTGCCGTCTCGCCGTCTCTCGCCGTTTTCAACCAAAGAGGAG AACTGGGCATTCCGACCTCTGTGGACGTGTCGAGCAGCGAGCCGGCTCACATGGTCGCGTCCTTCTCCGGCGGCCATGTTGGCGTGTTCAACATGGAGACACAGCAGCTGGTCCTCAAGATGGAGTCGACGGGACTGCCAG atGCGTCTTGCCAAATCAACAAAGTGCTGAGTCATCCCACGCTGCCCATCAGTATCACAGCGCAGGAGGACCGACACATACGATTCTTTGACAATAACACTG GCAAACTGGTGCACTCGATGGTGGCGCACTTGGATGCTGTGACCAGTCTCGCTGTGGATCCAAACGGAATTTACCTCTTGTCGGGAAGTAAGTCGCCTCTTGTTaattatgacaaaaacaatgccCGTGCAAGAAAACAATttacaatttccccaaaaatatccaCGATTCACAACATACATCCATGTAGgaaagtttacaaaaatgtatgcaCATTTACAAAGATTTACCAAGAatcttttccccccaaaaaacaggcaagcaatattcaaaatgaatttaaaaaaaaagaatgtttaatCAAAAATTGTATGGAAATTCACACacagttaaaattattttttacaccaatttataaaaaagtacaataa
- the LOC133476570 gene encoding striatin-like isoform X2 gives MDEQAGPAVLLGCLSGGGDGEAARAQYSIPGILHFLQHEWTRYEADRSQWDLERSELQAQIAFLQGERRGHDNLKKDLVRRIKMLEYALKQERSKHHKLKYGTELIQGDVRAPSYDSDEANEVDTHTPLNSSHQLSWKQGRQLLTQYLEEVGYTDAILDVKSQCVRALLGLSTEAEEMPQTRYHDIVVDRDHVVNSTQGGVARADSSHSAAILETFKLIEDAAANFSSEDEDNDSSGNGQNTSILDMVRRKQSPTPSSTTSDLSDDSDTEEALKGFDFLSSHDTDGGEDGSQWGKEAEVGWDVDAGVIAQLKEEYRRERRGKKGVKRPNRSKLQDMLANLRDAEEFPALQPPATPPARPAPATRLNEQEMDEGAAFLPVPGKSLIVGRVDEAVASEPGLGELAGLTVANDTDGLTYQMGSSQDALMKTWNAKFTLRSHFDALRGLAFHPVEPVLVTASDDGTLKLWNLDKTTPTKKCASVDVEPIYTFRAHSGAVLCLTMSGSGEQCFSGGVDGTIQSWNVPSHNSDPYDSYELSVLRGALCGHADAVWSVAYSAVHHRLLSCSADGTVRLWNAAAVSPSLAVFNQRGELGIPTSVDVSSSEPAHMVASFSGGHVGVFNMETQQLVLKMESTGLPDASCQINKVLSHPTLPISITAQEDRHIRFFDNNTGKLVHSMVAHLDAVTSLAVDPNGIYLLSGSKSPLVNYDKNNARARKQFTISPKISTIHNIHPCRKVYKNVCTFTKIYQESFPPKKQASNIQNEFKKKECLIKNCMEIHTQLKLFFTPIYKKVQ, from the exons GCTCAAATCGCCTTCCTGCAGGGAGAGCGGCGAGGTCATGACAACCTCAAGAAAGACCTGGTCAGACGCATCAAGATGCTGGAGTACGCACTCAAACAGGAGAG atCCAAACATCACAAACTGAAGTACGGCACAGAGTTGATCCAAGGAGACGTCAGAGCACCCAGTTACGATTCAG aTGAGGCCAACGAGGTGGACACGCACACACCGCTAAACAGCAGCCATCAGCTGAGCTGGAAGCAAGGACGACAGCTTCTTACACA GTACCTGGAGGAAGTGGGCTATACGGACGCCATCTTGGACGTGAAATCTCAGTGTGTGCGAGCGTTGTTGGGCCTTAGCACAGAGGCCGAGGAGATGCCACAGACGCGCTACCACGACATTGTGGTGGACCGAGACCACGTGGTCAACAGTACCCAAGGGGGCGTGGCCAG AGCTGACTCCTCCCACTCAGCTGCCATCTTGGAGACCTTCAAGTTGATCGAGGACGCCGCCGCCAACTTCAGCAGCGAGGACGAGGACAACGACAGCAGTGGCAACGGGCAAAACACGAGCATCCTTGAC ATGGTGAGGAGGAAACAATCGCCTACTCCGTCATCAACGACCTCCGACCTCAGTGACGActcagacacagaggaggcCCTCAAGGGTTTCGACTTCCTGTCCAGCCACGATACAGATGGCGGAGAGGACGGCAGCCAATGGG GCAAAGAGGCGGAGGTTGGGTGGGATGTGGACGCGGGCGTGATCGCACAGCTGAAGGAGGAGTACCGGCGGGAGCGTCGCGGCAAGAAGGGCGTCAAGC GCCCAAATCGCTCCAAGCTCCAGGACATGCTCGCTAACTTGCGCGACGCCGAGGAGTTCCCTGCTCTGCAGCCCCCTGCAACGCCCCCGGCCCGGCCCGCCCCCGCCACCAGACTCAACGAGCAGGAAATGGACG AGGGCGCCGCCTTCCTGCCGGTACCAGGGAAGTCGTTAATCGTGGGCCGCGTGGACGAGGCAGTCGCTAGTGAGCCGGGACTCGGAGAACTGGCTGGGCTGACGGTCGCCAACGATACTGACGGCCTCACCTACCAG ATGGGCAGCAGTCAGGATGCACTGATGAAGACATGGAACGCCAAGTTCACGCTGCGCAGCCATTTTGACGCCCTGCGTGGCCTGGCCTTCCACCCGGTAGAGCCAGTCCTGGTCACTGCCTCCGACGATGGCACCCTCAAACTGTGGAACCTCGACAAGACCACGCCCACCAAGAA GTGTGCATCTGTGGACGTGGAGCCCATCTACACATTCCGAGCTCACAG TGGCGCCGTTCTTTGTCTCACAATGAGCGGCAGCGGCGAGCAGTGCTTTAGTGGCGGCGTGGACGGAACCATCCAGAGCTGGAATGTGCCCAGCCACAACAGTGACCCCTATGACTCCTATG AGCTTTCGGTCCTGCGGGGGGCGCTCTGCGGACACGCGGACGCCGTGTGGAGCGTGGCCTATAGCGCCGTCCACCATCGCCTCCTCTCCTGCTCAGCCGACGGGACCGTACGTCTGTGGAATGCCGCTGCCGTCTCGCCGTCTCTCGCCGTTTTCAACCAAAGAGGAG AACTGGGCATTCCGACCTCTGTGGACGTGTCGAGCAGCGAGCCGGCTCACATGGTCGCGTCCTTCTCCGGCGGCCATGTTGGCGTGTTCAACATGGAGACACAGCAGCTGGTCCTCAAGATGGAGTCGACGGGACTGCCAG atGCGTCTTGCCAAATCAACAAAGTGCTGAGTCATCCCACGCTGCCCATCAGTATCACAGCGCAGGAGGACCGACACATACGATTCTTTGACAATAACACTG GCAAACTGGTGCACTCGATGGTGGCGCACTTGGATGCTGTGACCAGTCTCGCTGTGGATCCAAACGGAATTTACCTCTTGTCGGGAAGTAAGTCGCCTCTTGTTaattatgacaaaaacaatgccCGTGCAAGAAAACAATttacaatttccccaaaaatatccaCGATTCACAACATACATCCATGTAGgaaagtttacaaaaatgtatgcaCATTTACAAAGATTTACCAAGAatcttttccccccaaaaaacaggcaagcaatattcaaaatgaatttaaaaaaaaagaatgtttaatCAAAAATTGTATGGAAATTCACACacagttaaaattattttttacaccaatttataaaaaagtacaataa
- the LOC133476570 gene encoding striatin-like isoform X3 — MDEQAGPAVLLGCLSGGGDGEAARAQYSIPGILHFLQHEWTRYEADRSQWDLERSELQAQIAFLQGERRGHDNLKKDLVRRIKMLEYALKQERSKHHKLKYGTELIQGDVRAPSYDSDEANEVDTHTPLNSSHQLSWKQGRQLLTQYLEEVGYTDAILDVKSQCVRALLGLSTEAEEMPQTRYHDIVVDRDHVVNSTQGGVASRADSSHSAAILETFKLIEDAAANFSSEDEDNDSSGNGQNTSILDMVRRKQSPTPSSTTSDLSDDSDTEEALKGFDFLSSHDTDGGEDGSQWGKEAEVGWDVDAGVIAQLKEEYRRERRGKKGVKRPNRSKLQDMLANLRDAEEFPALQPPATPPARPAPATRLNEQEMDEGAAFLPVPGKSLIVGRVDEAVASEPGLGELAGLTVANDTDGLTYQMGSSQDALMKTWNAKFTLRSHFDALRGLAFHPVEPVLVTASDDGTLKLWNLDKTTPTKKCASVDVEPIYTFRAHSGAVLCLTMSGSGEQCFSGGVDGTIQSWNVPSHNSDPYDSYELSVLRGALCGHADAVWSVAYSAVHHRLLSCSADGTVRLWNAAAVSPSLAVFNQRGELGIPTSVDVSSSEPAHMVASFSGGHVGVFNMETQQLVLKMESTGLPDASCQINKVLSHPTLPISITAQEDRHIRFFDNNTGKLVHSMVAHLDAVTSLAVDPNGIYLLSGSHDCSVRLWNMNTKTCIQELTAHRKKFDESIQDVAFHPTKCYIASAGADALAKVFV; from the exons GCTCAAATCGCCTTCCTGCAGGGAGAGCGGCGAGGTCATGACAACCTCAAGAAAGACCTGGTCAGACGCATCAAGATGCTGGAGTACGCACTCAAACAGGAGAG atCCAAACATCACAAACTGAAGTACGGCACAGAGTTGATCCAAGGAGACGTCAGAGCACCCAGTTACGATTCAG aTGAGGCCAACGAGGTGGACACGCACACACCGCTAAACAGCAGCCATCAGCTGAGCTGGAAGCAAGGACGACAGCTTCTTACACA GTACCTGGAGGAAGTGGGCTATACGGACGCCATCTTGGACGTGAAATCTCAGTGTGTGCGAGCGTTGTTGGGCCTTAGCACAGAGGCCGAGGAGATGCCACAGACGCGCTACCACGACATTGTGGTGGACCGAGACCACGTGGTCAACAGTACCCAAGGGGGCGTGGCCAG CAGAGCTGACTCCTCCCACTCAGCTGCCATCTTGGAGACCTTCAAGTTGATCGAGGACGCCGCCGCCAACTTCAGCAGCGAGGACGAGGACAACGACAGCAGTGGCAACGGGCAAAACACGAGCATCCTTGAC ATGGTGAGGAGGAAACAATCGCCTACTCCGTCATCAACGACCTCCGACCTCAGTGACGActcagacacagaggaggcCCTCAAGGGTTTCGACTTCCTGTCCAGCCACGATACAGATGGCGGAGAGGACGGCAGCCAATGGG GCAAAGAGGCGGAGGTTGGGTGGGATGTGGACGCGGGCGTGATCGCACAGCTGAAGGAGGAGTACCGGCGGGAGCGTCGCGGCAAGAAGGGCGTCAAGC GCCCAAATCGCTCCAAGCTCCAGGACATGCTCGCTAACTTGCGCGACGCCGAGGAGTTCCCTGCTCTGCAGCCCCCTGCAACGCCCCCGGCCCGGCCCGCCCCCGCCACCAGACTCAACGAGCAGGAAATGGACG AGGGCGCCGCCTTCCTGCCGGTACCAGGGAAGTCGTTAATCGTGGGCCGCGTGGACGAGGCAGTCGCTAGTGAGCCGGGACTCGGAGAACTGGCTGGGCTGACGGTCGCCAACGATACTGACGGCCTCACCTACCAG ATGGGCAGCAGTCAGGATGCACTGATGAAGACATGGAACGCCAAGTTCACGCTGCGCAGCCATTTTGACGCCCTGCGTGGCCTGGCCTTCCACCCGGTAGAGCCAGTCCTGGTCACTGCCTCCGACGATGGCACCCTCAAACTGTGGAACCTCGACAAGACCACGCCCACCAAGAA GTGTGCATCTGTGGACGTGGAGCCCATCTACACATTCCGAGCTCACAG TGGCGCCGTTCTTTGTCTCACAATGAGCGGCAGCGGCGAGCAGTGCTTTAGTGGCGGCGTGGACGGAACCATCCAGAGCTGGAATGTGCCCAGCCACAACAGTGACCCCTATGACTCCTATG AGCTTTCGGTCCTGCGGGGGGCGCTCTGCGGACACGCGGACGCCGTGTGGAGCGTGGCCTATAGCGCCGTCCACCATCGCCTCCTCTCCTGCTCAGCCGACGGGACCGTACGTCTGTGGAATGCCGCTGCCGTCTCGCCGTCTCTCGCCGTTTTCAACCAAAGAGGAG AACTGGGCATTCCGACCTCTGTGGACGTGTCGAGCAGCGAGCCGGCTCACATGGTCGCGTCCTTCTCCGGCGGCCATGTTGGCGTGTTCAACATGGAGACACAGCAGCTGGTCCTCAAGATGGAGTCGACGGGACTGCCAG atGCGTCTTGCCAAATCAACAAAGTGCTGAGTCATCCCACGCTGCCCATCAGTATCACAGCGCAGGAGGACCGACACATACGATTCTTTGACAATAACACTG GCAAACTGGTGCACTCGATGGTGGCGCACTTGGATGCTGTGACCAGTCTCGCTGTGGATCCAAACGGAATTTACCTCTTGTCGGGAA GCCACGACTGCTCCGTGCGTCTGTGGAACATGAACACCAAGACATGCATCCAGGAGTTGACGGCCCACCGTAAGAAGTTCGATGAGTCCATCCAGGACGTGGCCTTCCACCCCACCAAGTGCTACATCGCCAGCGCAGGGGCCGACGCGTTGGCCAAGGTCTTCGTATGA
- the LOC133476570 gene encoding striatin-like isoform X4 — MDEQAGPAVLLGCLSGGGDGEAARAQYSIPGILHFLQHEWTRYEADRSQWDLERSELQAQIAFLQGERRGHDNLKKDLVRRIKMLEYALKQERSKHHKLKYGTELIQGDVRAPSYDSDEANEVDTHTPLNSSHQLSWKQGRQLLTQYLEEVGYTDAILDVKSQCVRALLGLSTEAEEMPQTRYHDIVVDRDHVVNSTQGGVARADSSHSAAILETFKLIEDAAANFSSEDEDNDSSGNGQNTSILDMVRRKQSPTPSSTTSDLSDDSDTEEALKGFDFLSSHDTDGGEDGSQWGKEAEVGWDVDAGVIAQLKEEYRRERRGKKGVKRPNRSKLQDMLANLRDAEEFPALQPPATPPARPAPATRLNEQEMDEGAAFLPVPGKSLIVGRVDEAVASEPGLGELAGLTVANDTDGLTYQMGSSQDALMKTWNAKFTLRSHFDALRGLAFHPVEPVLVTASDDGTLKLWNLDKTTPTKKCASVDVEPIYTFRAHSGAVLCLTMSGSGEQCFSGGVDGTIQSWNVPSHNSDPYDSYELSVLRGALCGHADAVWSVAYSAVHHRLLSCSADGTVRLWNAAAVSPSLAVFNQRGELGIPTSVDVSSSEPAHMVASFSGGHVGVFNMETQQLVLKMESTGLPDASCQINKVLSHPTLPISITAQEDRHIRFFDNNTGKLVHSMVAHLDAVTSLAVDPNGIYLLSGSHDCSVRLWNMNTKTCIQELTAHRKKFDESIQDVAFHPTKCYIASAGADALAKVFV; from the exons GCTCAAATCGCCTTCCTGCAGGGAGAGCGGCGAGGTCATGACAACCTCAAGAAAGACCTGGTCAGACGCATCAAGATGCTGGAGTACGCACTCAAACAGGAGAG atCCAAACATCACAAACTGAAGTACGGCACAGAGTTGATCCAAGGAGACGTCAGAGCACCCAGTTACGATTCAG aTGAGGCCAACGAGGTGGACACGCACACACCGCTAAACAGCAGCCATCAGCTGAGCTGGAAGCAAGGACGACAGCTTCTTACACA GTACCTGGAGGAAGTGGGCTATACGGACGCCATCTTGGACGTGAAATCTCAGTGTGTGCGAGCGTTGTTGGGCCTTAGCACAGAGGCCGAGGAGATGCCACAGACGCGCTACCACGACATTGTGGTGGACCGAGACCACGTGGTCAACAGTACCCAAGGGGGCGTGGCCAG AGCTGACTCCTCCCACTCAGCTGCCATCTTGGAGACCTTCAAGTTGATCGAGGACGCCGCCGCCAACTTCAGCAGCGAGGACGAGGACAACGACAGCAGTGGCAACGGGCAAAACACGAGCATCCTTGAC ATGGTGAGGAGGAAACAATCGCCTACTCCGTCATCAACGACCTCCGACCTCAGTGACGActcagacacagaggaggcCCTCAAGGGTTTCGACTTCCTGTCCAGCCACGATACAGATGGCGGAGAGGACGGCAGCCAATGGG GCAAAGAGGCGGAGGTTGGGTGGGATGTGGACGCGGGCGTGATCGCACAGCTGAAGGAGGAGTACCGGCGGGAGCGTCGCGGCAAGAAGGGCGTCAAGC GCCCAAATCGCTCCAAGCTCCAGGACATGCTCGCTAACTTGCGCGACGCCGAGGAGTTCCCTGCTCTGCAGCCCCCTGCAACGCCCCCGGCCCGGCCCGCCCCCGCCACCAGACTCAACGAGCAGGAAATGGACG AGGGCGCCGCCTTCCTGCCGGTACCAGGGAAGTCGTTAATCGTGGGCCGCGTGGACGAGGCAGTCGCTAGTGAGCCGGGACTCGGAGAACTGGCTGGGCTGACGGTCGCCAACGATACTGACGGCCTCACCTACCAG ATGGGCAGCAGTCAGGATGCACTGATGAAGACATGGAACGCCAAGTTCACGCTGCGCAGCCATTTTGACGCCCTGCGTGGCCTGGCCTTCCACCCGGTAGAGCCAGTCCTGGTCACTGCCTCCGACGATGGCACCCTCAAACTGTGGAACCTCGACAAGACCACGCCCACCAAGAA GTGTGCATCTGTGGACGTGGAGCCCATCTACACATTCCGAGCTCACAG TGGCGCCGTTCTTTGTCTCACAATGAGCGGCAGCGGCGAGCAGTGCTTTAGTGGCGGCGTGGACGGAACCATCCAGAGCTGGAATGTGCCCAGCCACAACAGTGACCCCTATGACTCCTATG AGCTTTCGGTCCTGCGGGGGGCGCTCTGCGGACACGCGGACGCCGTGTGGAGCGTGGCCTATAGCGCCGTCCACCATCGCCTCCTCTCCTGCTCAGCCGACGGGACCGTACGTCTGTGGAATGCCGCTGCCGTCTCGCCGTCTCTCGCCGTTTTCAACCAAAGAGGAG AACTGGGCATTCCGACCTCTGTGGACGTGTCGAGCAGCGAGCCGGCTCACATGGTCGCGTCCTTCTCCGGCGGCCATGTTGGCGTGTTCAACATGGAGACACAGCAGCTGGTCCTCAAGATGGAGTCGACGGGACTGCCAG atGCGTCTTGCCAAATCAACAAAGTGCTGAGTCATCCCACGCTGCCCATCAGTATCACAGCGCAGGAGGACCGACACATACGATTCTTTGACAATAACACTG GCAAACTGGTGCACTCGATGGTGGCGCACTTGGATGCTGTGACCAGTCTCGCTGTGGATCCAAACGGAATTTACCTCTTGTCGGGAA GCCACGACTGCTCCGTGCGTCTGTGGAACATGAACACCAAGACATGCATCCAGGAGTTGACGGCCCACCGTAAGAAGTTCGATGAGTCCATCCAGGACGTGGCCTTCCACCCCACCAAGTGCTACATCGCCAGCGCAGGGGCCGACGCGTTGGCCAAGGTCTTCGTATGA
- the LOC133476572 gene encoding BTB/POZ domain-containing protein 3-like, producing the protein MAAELFPTKKLLPSALAQQQQQQKQSQQSQHTHDQQNLSNNNSTSRQAGCTWQGLYPTIRERNSVMFNNDMMADIYFVVGPPGGTQRIPGHKYVLAVGSSVFHAMFYGELAEDQDEIRIPDVEPPSFLAMLKYIYCDEIELCADTVLATLYAAKKYIVPHLARACVNFLETSLSAKNACVLLSQSCLFEEPDLTQRCWEVIDAQAELALRSEGFCDIDVHTLESILRRETLNAKEMVVFEAALSWAEAECQRRDLRPTIENKRLVLGKAIYLIRIPAMALEDFANGAAQSGVLTLNETNDIFLWYTAANKPELLFCSKPRQGLAPQRCHRFQSCAYRSNQWRYRGRCDSIQFAVDKRVFVAGFGLYGSSCGSAEYGAKMELKRQGAAVAQRVIKYFSDGSSSTFAVWFEHPVQIEPDAFYTASVVLDGNELSYFGQEGMTEVQCGKVTFQFQCSSDSTNGTGVQGGQIPELIFYA; encoded by the exons ATGGCCGCGGAGTTGTTTCCCACCAAGAAGCTTCTTCCGTCCGCCTTGgcgcagcagcaacaacagcagaAGCAGAGCCAACAGTCCCAGCACACACACGACCAACAGAACCtgagcaacaacaacagcaccTCCAGGCAGGCCGGCTGCACTTGGCAGGGCCTGTACCCCACCATCCGGGAGAG GAACTCAGTCATGTTTAACAACGACATGATGGCAGATATCTACTTTGTGGTGGGACCGCCAGGTGGGACACAGCGGATTCCGGGCCACAAG TACGTCCTGGCCGTGGGAAGCTCTGTGTTCCACGCCATGTTCTACGGCGAGCTGGCCGAGGATCAGGACGAGATCCGCATCCCCGACGTGGAGCCGCCGTCCTTCCTCGCCATGCTCAA GTACATCTACTGTGACGAGATCGAACTGTGCGCTGACACGGTTCTGGCCACGCTATACGCCGCCAAGAAGTACATCGTGCCGCACCTGGCGCGAGCCTGCGTGAATTTCCTGGAAACGAGCCTGAGCGCCAAGAACGCCTGTGTGCTTCTGTCTCAGAGCTGCCTGTTCGAGGAACCTGACCTGACGCAGCGCTGCTGGGAGGTGATCGACGCTCAGGCCGAGCTGGCCCTGCGCTCCGAGGGCTTCTGTGACATCGATGTGCACACGCTGGAGAGCATCCTGCGCCGCGAGACGCTCAATGCCAAAGAGATGGTGGTGTTCGAGGCGGCGCTCAGCTGGGCCGAGGCCGAGTGCCAGCGCCGGGACTTGAGGCCCACCATTGAGAACAAGAGGCTGGTGCTCGGCAAG GCCATCTACCTGATTCGCATTCCCGCCATGGCTCTGGAGGACTTCGCCAACGGGGCGGCGCAGTCCGGGGTGCTGACGCTAAACGAGACCAATGACATCTTCCTATGGTACACGGCGGCCAACAAGCCCGAGCTGCTGTTCTGCAGCAAACCCCGCCAAGGTCTTGCGCCGCAGCGCTGCCATCGCTTCCAGTCGTGCGCTTACCGCAGCAACCAGTGGCGCTATCGTGGACGCTGCGACAGCATCCAGTTCGCCGTGGACAAGCGCGTCTTCGTGGCCGGCTTCGGCCTGTACGGCTCCAGCTGCGGCTCGGCTGAATACGGCGCCAAGATGGAGTTGAAGCGTCAGGGCGCGGCCGTGGCGCAGCGTGTCATTAAGTACTTCTCGGATGGCTCCAGCTCCACCTTCGCCGTGTGGTTTGAGCACCCGGTCCAGATAGAGCCCGACGCCTTCTACACGGCCAGCGTGGTTCTCGACGGAAACGAGCTCAGCTACTTCGGACAGGAAGGCATGACCGAAGTGCAGTGTGGTAAGGTCACCTTCCAGTTCCAGTGCTCCTCAGACAGCACCAACGGAACCGGCGTGCAAGGTGGTCAGATACCAGAACTCATCTTCTACGCCTGA